Proteins encoded within one genomic window of Salipaludibacillus agaradhaerens:
- the dprA gene encoding DNA-processing protein DprA: protein MKNIGYVTFFQSEYPTLLKEIYDPPWILYFKGNDRYLAAKHCLSVVGTRHPSTSAYDHMKQVLSPLASFPITIVSGMALGVDTISHELMIREKGYTIAVLAYGLDHLYPVGLRHLKEELEKSQLIVSEYPPYVKPKRWQFPERNRIISGLSAATLVVEAAYKSGSLITSECALQQGRDVFAFPGRISDSVAEGTNRLIQQGAKLILSSEDIIEEYLMRV from the coding sequence ATGAAGAATATCGGTTATGTGACTTTCTTTCAGAGTGAATATCCTACTTTGTTAAAAGAAATATATGATCCACCATGGATTTTATATTTTAAAGGTAACGATCGTTATTTAGCAGCTAAGCACTGTTTAAGCGTTGTGGGGACAAGACACCCCTCAACCTCTGCTTATGATCATATGAAGCAAGTACTCTCTCCGTTAGCATCATTTCCTATCACGATAGTAAGCGGTATGGCCCTTGGAGTAGATACGATTTCTCACGAGTTGATGATAAGGGAAAAGGGGTATACTATTGCTGTATTAGCGTATGGCCTAGACCATCTTTACCCTGTCGGATTAAGGCATTTAAAAGAGGAACTTGAAAAATCCCAACTCATTGTGTCGGAATATCCTCCTTATGTAAAGCCAAAGCGTTGGCAGTTTCCTGAAAGAAATAGAATTATAAGTGGGCTCTCGGCAGCTACGCTTGTAGTAGAAGCTGCTTATAAAAGTGGCTCTTTAATTACAAGTGAGTGCGCGCTTCAGCAAGGTAGAGATGTTTTTGCCTTTCCTGGGAGAATTTCTGACTCGGTGGCAGAAGGTACTAATCGATTAATCCAACAAGGTGCTAAATTAATTCTAAGTAGTGAAGATATTATTGAAGAATATCTTATGCGTGTTTGA
- a CDS encoding ribonuclease HII, producing MARKTIAEIKELLVDIENEDHPLLKELQRDERSGVQQLIKRWKKQQTYQYVLEQQHVDMTAFEREIYEQGFKAIAGIDEVGRGPLAGPVVAACVILPRDFKLLGLTDSKQLSKATRETFYDVILKEAVDVGVGIATAREIDDINIYQASKAAMVRAVKQIEKIEIDYLLVDAMELPIKMPAKNLIKGDMRSLTIAASSVVAKVTRDRYMENLHNKYPQYGFNKHMGYGTSGHLEALKTYGIIEEEHRKSFAPVKKHL from the coding sequence ATGGCAAGAAAGACGATAGCCGAAATAAAAGAATTGTTAGTAGACATAGAGAATGAGGACCACCCATTGTTGAAAGAATTACAACGTGATGAAAGGTCCGGCGTTCAACAGCTTATAAAACGTTGGAAAAAACAGCAAACATATCAGTATGTTTTAGAGCAACAACATGTTGATATGACGGCTTTTGAACGGGAGATATATGAACAAGGTTTTAAAGCAATAGCAGGTATAGATGAAGTCGGCAGAGGGCCATTAGCAGGGCCGGTAGTAGCTGCTTGTGTCATTTTGCCACGAGATTTTAAACTTTTAGGTTTAACAGATTCTAAACAGCTATCAAAAGCTACCCGAGAAACATTTTATGATGTGATATTAAAGGAAGCTGTTGATGTTGGTGTAGGAATCGCTACAGCACGTGAAATTGATGACATAAATATTTATCAAGCATCTAAAGCGGCAATGGTGCGTGCTGTTAAACAGATAGAAAAGATAGAGATTGATTATCTGTTAGTCGATGCTATGGAGCTGCCAATAAAAATGCCCGCAAAAAATTTAATTAAGGGAGATATGCGGTCACTTACGATTGCTGCAAGCTCAGTAGTAGCAAAAGTGACACGAGATCGTTATATGGAAAATCTACATAACAAGTATCCCCAATATGGTTTTAACAAGCACATGGGATATGGAACAAGCGGTCACTTAGAGGCGTTAAAAACTTATGGCATTATTGAAGAAGAGCATCGAAAAAGTTTTGCGCCTGTAAAAAAACATCTATAA
- the sucD gene encoding succinate--CoA ligase subunit alpha, with protein MSILINKDTKVIVQGITGATGLFHTKQAMEYGTQIVGGVTPGKGGTEVEGIPVFDTVTEAVEKTGANASVIYVPPPFAADAIMEATDAGIELVITITEGIPVTDMIKVKRFMEGKNTRLIGPNCPGVITPEECKIGIMPGYIHKKGHVGVVSRSGTLTYEAVHQLSTSGIGQSTAVGIGGDPVNGTDFIDVLKQFNEDDDTYAVIMIGEIGGTAEEEAAEWIKHNMTKPVVGFIGGQTAPPGKRMGHAGAIISGGKGTAEEKIKTLNSAGVKVAETPAVMGETLISALKESNLLEKCITHNV; from the coding sequence GTGAGCATCTTAATTAATAAAGATACAAAAGTTATTGTGCAAGGAATTACCGGAGCCACCGGACTATTTCATACGAAGCAAGCGATGGAATATGGCACCCAAATCGTAGGAGGTGTGACACCAGGAAAGGGTGGCACTGAAGTAGAAGGTATACCGGTATTTGATACGGTCACTGAAGCAGTGGAAAAAACAGGTGCAAACGCATCAGTTATTTATGTTCCGCCGCCATTTGCTGCTGATGCAATTATGGAAGCGACAGATGCGGGGATTGAATTAGTTATCACGATAACAGAAGGTATTCCAGTAACAGATATGATAAAAGTTAAGCGCTTTATGGAAGGTAAAAACACACGCTTAATCGGCCCAAATTGTCCCGGAGTGATTACACCAGAAGAGTGTAAAATTGGTATCATGCCAGGATATATACACAAAAAAGGGCATGTAGGTGTTGTATCAAGATCTGGCACATTAACATATGAGGCAGTTCACCAATTATCAACAAGTGGCATTGGCCAATCGACAGCGGTTGGAATTGGTGGAGATCCTGTTAATGGTACTGATTTTATCGATGTCTTAAAACAATTTAATGAAGACGATGATACGTATGCGGTGATCATGATTGGTGAAATTGGTGGCACAGCAGAAGAAGAAGCTGCTGAATGGATCAAGCACAATATGACGAAACCTGTCGTAGGGTTTATCGGAGGTCAAACAGCCCCTCCAGGTAAACGAATGGGGCACGCAGGTGCTATTATTTCCGGAGGAAAAGGAACAGCTGAGGAGAAAATAAAAACGTTGAACTCGGCAGGGGTAAAAGTAGCTGAAACACCAGCAGTAATGGGAGAAACGTTGATTTCCGCACTGAAAGAAAGTAATCTATTGGAAAAATGTATCACACATAACGTATAA
- the hslV gene encoding ATP-dependent protease subunit HslV has protein sequence MDKIKGTTIFAIKHNGSSAIAGDGQVTFGNAVVMKHSAKKVRRLYRGKVIAGFAGSVADAFTLYEKFETKLEEYSGNLQRAAVELAKEWRSDRVLRKLEAMLIVMDKTNLYLIAGTGEVIEPDDGILAIGSGGNYALSAGRALKSHASHLSAREIAEASLTTAADICVYTNHHIIVEELTHDN, from the coding sequence ATGGATAAAATTAAAGGGACAACGATATTTGCTATTAAGCATAACGGCTCTTCAGCCATAGCTGGAGACGGTCAAGTGACATTTGGTAATGCCGTTGTTATGAAACATTCAGCAAAGAAAGTACGTAGATTATATAGAGGAAAAGTCATTGCTGGCTTTGCTGGCTCTGTGGCCGATGCCTTTACTTTATATGAAAAATTCGAAACGAAATTGGAAGAATACAGCGGTAATTTACAACGAGCAGCTGTGGAATTGGCTAAAGAATGGCGATCAGACAGGGTCCTCCGAAAGTTAGAAGCAATGCTTATCGTCATGGATAAAACAAACCTCTACCTAATAGCAGGTACTGGAGAAGTGATTGAACCTGATGATGGTATATTAGCAATCGGTTCTGGTGGAAACTATGCTCTTTCAGCTGGTAGAGCGCTAAAATCTCATGCATCACATTTATCTGCACGGGAAATTGCAGAAGCTAGTTTAACAACAGCCGCAGATATATGTGTGTATACAAATCACCATATTATTGTTGAAGAACTGACGCATGATAACTAA
- the topA gene encoding type I DNA topoisomerase — MSDYLVIVESPAKAKTIGKYLGKKYSVKASMGHVIDLPKSQMGVDVEENYSPKYITIRGKGPILKELKQAAKKAKRIYLAADPDREGEAIAWHLADSLNIDKDSECRVVFNEITKQAIKDSFKHPRMINANLVNAQQARRVLDRLVGYNISPLLWKKVKKGLSAGRVQSVAVKMIIDRENEIKAFKPEEYWSVTAKMTKDNHQFEAKFMSLDGKKKELKTKSDVDNILAKLTGDTFHIEKVKRKERKRNPVVPFTTSSLQQEAARKLNFRAKKTMMLAQQLYEGIDLGKGGTVGLITYMRTDSTRLSETARQEAKDYIETHYGKEYHNQSSGNSKQKANSQDAHEAVRPTSVMKDPKTIKSYLSRDQYRLYKLIWERMVASQMAPAVMDTMSVDLTNNGVMFRASGSKLKFPGFMKVYIEGNDEGKEEKDRLLPAMEEGETALSEKIDPNQHFTQPPPRYTEARLVRTMEELGIGRPSTYAPTLDTIQRRGYVALEDKRFVPTELGEIVLELIEEFFPEILNVEFTAEMESNLDAIEEGDQNWVQIIDRFYTGFEKRLKTAEEEMKEVEIKDEPAGEECEKCGHDMVFKMGRYGKFMACSNFPNCRNTKAIMKEIGVKCPKCSEGNIVERKSKKRRLFYGCDRYPECDFISWDKPISRPCPKCESLLIEKKSKKGVNVHCTECDYKEDSN, encoded by the coding sequence ATGTCCGATTACTTAGTAATCGTGGAATCTCCCGCTAAAGCAAAGACAATTGGAAAATATTTAGGTAAGAAGTATTCCGTCAAAGCCTCAATGGGTCATGTTATCGACCTGCCAAAAAGTCAGATGGGTGTGGATGTGGAAGAAAATTATTCTCCTAAGTATATTACTATTCGCGGGAAAGGCCCGATTTTAAAAGAATTAAAGCAAGCAGCAAAAAAGGCAAAGCGTATTTATCTGGCAGCTGACCCGGATCGTGAAGGTGAAGCGATCGCATGGCACCTTGCCGATAGCTTAAATATTGATAAAGATTCTGAATGTCGTGTTGTGTTTAATGAAATTACTAAGCAGGCAATTAAAGATTCATTTAAACATCCGAGAATGATTAATGCTAATTTAGTAAACGCTCAACAAGCTCGACGGGTACTCGATAGGTTAGTAGGCTATAATATTAGCCCTTTATTGTGGAAAAAAGTGAAAAAAGGGTTGAGTGCTGGTAGGGTCCAATCTGTAGCTGTGAAAATGATCATCGATCGGGAAAATGAAATTAAAGCTTTTAAACCTGAAGAATATTGGTCTGTAACAGCAAAAATGACAAAAGATAATCACCAATTCGAAGCTAAATTTATGTCTTTAGACGGTAAGAAAAAAGAGCTGAAAACGAAATCAGACGTGGATAATATTTTAGCAAAACTTACTGGTGATACTTTCCACATTGAAAAAGTAAAGCGAAAAGAGCGAAAACGTAATCCTGTAGTGCCTTTTACTACATCCTCATTACAGCAGGAAGCAGCGAGAAAGCTCAATTTTAGAGCGAAGAAAACAATGATGTTAGCTCAGCAGCTTTATGAAGGGATTGATTTGGGGAAAGGTGGCACAGTAGGACTCATTACGTATATGAGAACGGATTCGACCCGATTGTCTGAGACTGCTCGACAAGAGGCGAAAGACTATATAGAAACACATTATGGCAAAGAGTATCATAATCAATCTTCTGGAAATTCAAAGCAAAAAGCAAACTCCCAGGATGCTCATGAAGCCGTTCGTCCAACATCGGTAATGAAAGATCCAAAAACGATTAAATCCTACTTAAGTAGGGATCAGTACCGTTTGTATAAACTCATTTGGGAGCGAATGGTGGCCAGTCAAATGGCACCGGCTGTTATGGATACAATGTCAGTGGATCTTACCAATAATGGCGTGATGTTCCGAGCGAGTGGATCGAAGCTCAAGTTTCCTGGTTTTATGAAGGTTTATATTGAAGGAAATGATGAAGGGAAAGAAGAAAAAGATCGCTTATTACCAGCAATGGAAGAAGGCGAGACAGCTTTATCTGAAAAAATAGATCCGAATCAACATTTTACACAGCCACCGCCAAGATATACAGAAGCAAGGCTTGTGCGGACGATGGAAGAACTGGGGATTGGGAGACCATCGACATATGCACCTACTCTCGATACGATTCAACGACGAGGTTATGTAGCCCTTGAGGACAAACGATTTGTTCCCACTGAGTTAGGTGAGATTGTTTTAGAATTAATAGAGGAGTTTTTCCCTGAAATATTAAACGTAGAGTTCACCGCTGAAATGGAGTCAAACCTCGATGCTATTGAAGAGGGCGACCAAAATTGGGTTCAAATAATCGACCGTTTTTATACAGGCTTTGAAAAACGCTTAAAAACAGCAGAAGAAGAAATGAAAGAAGTGGAGATAAAAGACGAGCCTGCCGGTGAGGAATGTGAAAAATGCGGGCATGACATGGTCTTTAAAATGGGAAGATACGGAAAATTTATGGCCTGTTCTAATTTTCCAAATTGCCGAAATACAAAAGCGATTATGAAGGAAATAGGGGTGAAATGCCCTAAGTGCTCTGAAGGAAATATCGTTGAGCGCAAAAGTAAAAAAAGACGTCTCTTTTATGGATGTGATAGATACCCTGAGTGTGACTTTATTTCATGGGATAAACCAATATCAAGACCTTGTCCAAAATGTGAAAGTCTACTCATAGAAAAGAAGTCTAAAAAAGGTGTCAACGTACATTGTACAGAATGTGATTACAAAGAAGACAGTAATTAA
- the hslU gene encoding ATP-dependent protease ATPase subunit HslU, whose product MSEMLTPKQIVERLDQSIVGQTKAKKSVAVALRNRYRRNQLSEALREEITPKNILMIGPTGVGKTEIARRLAKLVGAPFVKVEATKFTEVGYVGRDVESMVRDLIETSIRIVKEENMVKVKERAEQQANHRLVELLVPSQKKENAYRNPLEMLFQGNQDSQEQQSEEQQEETTVRDRRQRIAKQLAAGELENEEVSIEVEEQQSNFMDMFQGAGMEQMGMNMQDMLGNMMPKKKKRRKLPVREARKVLTEAEAQKLIDMDEVTQEAIFKAEQLGIIFIDEIDKVAGKNQQQSADVSREGVQRDILPIVEGSTVMTKYGAVKTDHMLFVAAGAFHFSKPSDLIPELQGRFPIRVELNSLTVEDFVKILVEPKHALAKQYQALLEVEGIKLKFSDDAIRRIAEIATEVNEATENIGARRLHTILEKLLEDLSYEASEITMEEITITPEYVEDKLQDVAKNRDLSQFIL is encoded by the coding sequence ATGAGTGAAATGTTAACCCCAAAACAAATTGTCGAACGACTCGATCAATCAATAGTAGGGCAAACAAAGGCAAAAAAATCAGTTGCTGTCGCTTTAAGGAACCGCTATCGTCGAAACCAACTTTCTGAAGCGTTGAGAGAAGAAATAACCCCAAAAAATATATTAATGATCGGTCCTACTGGGGTAGGTAAAACAGAAATTGCACGGAGGTTGGCTAAGTTGGTAGGTGCTCCCTTCGTAAAAGTCGAAGCAACAAAATTTACTGAAGTAGGTTACGTTGGCCGGGATGTAGAATCAATGGTTCGCGATCTCATTGAGACATCTATTCGCATCGTGAAAGAAGAAAACATGGTAAAGGTGAAAGAGCGGGCCGAGCAGCAAGCTAACCATCGTTTAGTAGAGCTTTTAGTTCCTTCGCAAAAGAAAGAAAATGCCTATCGTAATCCACTTGAAATGCTTTTCCAAGGTAATCAAGATTCACAAGAACAGCAGAGTGAAGAGCAGCAAGAAGAAACGACAGTCAGGGACCGACGACAACGAATAGCAAAGCAGTTAGCTGCGGGTGAGTTAGAAAATGAAGAAGTTAGCATAGAAGTTGAAGAGCAACAATCCAACTTTATGGATATGTTCCAGGGGGCCGGGATGGAACAAATGGGGATGAACATGCAAGATATGCTTGGAAATATGATGCCTAAAAAAAAGAAACGCCGGAAACTCCCTGTGAGAGAGGCCCGTAAAGTACTTACTGAAGCTGAGGCACAGAAATTAATTGATATGGACGAAGTCACTCAAGAGGCTATTTTTAAAGCCGAGCAACTGGGAATCATCTTTATTGATGAAATTGATAAAGTGGCAGGTAAAAATCAGCAACAATCTGCCGATGTATCTAGAGAAGGGGTTCAACGTGATATTTTACCTATAGTAGAAGGATCTACCGTTATGACTAAATATGGCGCTGTGAAAACAGATCATATGTTGTTCGTAGCTGCTGGAGCATTTCATTTCTCGAAGCCGTCTGATCTTATTCCAGAACTACAAGGCAGGTTCCCAATTCGTGTAGAGCTGAATAGCCTCACTGTTGAAGATTTTGTTAAAATATTAGTGGAACCTAAACACGCCTTGGCTAAACAGTATCAAGCGCTATTAGAAGTAGAAGGAATAAAATTGAAATTTTCTGACGATGCTATTCGTAGAATTGCAGAAATTGCCACAGAGGTAAATGAAGCGACAGAAAATATCGGTGCGCGAAGACTTCACACTATTCTAGAAAAGTTACTTGAAGATTTATCTTATGAAGCCTCAGAGATAACAATGGAAGAGATAACAATTACACCGGAGTATGTAGAAGATAAGTTACAAGACGTCGCGAAAAATCGGGACTTAAGTCAGTTTATTTTATAA
- the xerC gene encoding tyrosine recombinase XerC, with amino-acid sequence MLELWLKQFTEYLQIEKRASVHTVLNYTKDLRDFDDFISQHLRKSIAAVSYGDIRIYLTELHTQLYARRTVARKLSSLRTFWSFLLREGYVEENPFTMVTTPKLDKKLPSFFYEDEMNYIFEAIDTSTVLGQRNKALIEVLYGTGIRVSECVGLHLSDYDSELGTLLVHGKGRKDRYVPVGSYAMEALKVYLDESRPKLIMKANIQTEAIFLSYRGAHLKERSIRKILSTVVKDAAVSARLSPHVLRHTFATHLLNEGADLRTVQELLGHSDLSATQIYTHVTKDHLREVYRKSHPRA; translated from the coding sequence ATGCTGGAATTATGGTTGAAACAATTTACGGAATACTTGCAAATTGAGAAACGAGCCTCCGTTCATACTGTGTTAAATTATACGAAAGACTTACGTGATTTTGACGACTTTATCTCGCAGCATTTGAGAAAATCAATCGCTGCTGTTTCGTATGGAGACATTAGAATTTACTTAACTGAATTACACACCCAGTTATATGCTCGAAGAACAGTGGCAAGAAAGCTTTCATCTTTAAGGACTTTCTGGTCGTTTTTGTTGAGGGAAGGATATGTTGAAGAAAACCCTTTCACTATGGTGACAACCCCAAAGCTAGATAAGAAACTTCCGTCTTTCTTTTATGAGGATGAGATGAACTATATTTTTGAGGCAATTGATACATCGACAGTATTAGGACAAAGAAACAAAGCCTTGATCGAAGTTTTGTATGGGACCGGGATTAGGGTGAGTGAATGTGTTGGGTTACACCTGTCTGATTATGATAGTGAACTCGGGACTTTACTTGTTCATGGTAAGGGACGTAAAGATAGATATGTCCCTGTTGGCAGCTATGCGATGGAAGCATTGAAGGTTTATCTTGACGAAAGTAGACCTAAACTAATTATGAAAGCAAATATCCAAACTGAGGCTATTTTCTTAAGTTATCGTGGTGCTCATTTAAAAGAGCGAAGTATTCGGAAGATTTTATCGACAGTCGTAAAGGATGCTGCTGTTTCAGCACGATTAAGTCCTCATGTACTGCGTCATACATTTGCCACTCATTTATTAAATGAAGGAGCTGATTTACGAACGGTTCAAGAACTTCTTGGCCATAGTGATTTGTCAGCAACTCAAATATATACACACGTGACCAAGGACCATTTGAGAGAAGTCTATAGAAAAAGCCATCCGAGAGCATGA
- a CDS encoding EscU/YscU/HrcU family type III secretion system export apparatus switch protein, whose protein sequence is MTDRKKYDSPPYHKRAVALGYDITKDSAPKIKAKGKGYVAEEIIERAEKHQIPIQQDASLVEILSQLELNDRIPENLYEVVAEVFAFIYHIDREELVKRRS, encoded by the coding sequence ATGACCGATCGAAAAAAGTATGACTCACCCCCTTATCATAAACGTGCAGTAGCACTTGGATATGATATAACGAAAGATTCTGCCCCTAAAATCAAAGCTAAAGGAAAAGGATATGTAGCGGAGGAGATAATAGAACGGGCAGAAAAGCATCAAATTCCAATTCAGCAAGATGCCTCTCTCGTTGAAATTCTCTCACAATTAGAGCTTAATGACCGAATTCCTGAGAATCTATATGAAGTAGTAGCTGAGGTTTTTGCTTTTATTTATCATATTGATCGTGAGGAATTAGTTAAGAGACGTTCTTAA
- a CDS encoding small, acid-soluble spore protein, alpha/beta type, with product MKKVSPLVVPGIEEYLNEYKEEIAHEFGIYRSQGELEQQSHLHDVTKRLLKRKKTEKSPEDKNDSC from the coding sequence ATGAAAAAGGTATCACCACTCGTCGTTCCAGGTATAGAGGAGTATTTAAACGAATATAAGGAAGAAATTGCTCATGAGTTCGGGATTTATCGCTCACAGGGGGAATTGGAACAACAAAGTCATCTACATGACGTGACGAAAAGACTCTTAAAACGAAAAAAAACAGAGAAATCGCCTGAGGATAAGAATGATTCTTGTTAA
- the sucC gene encoding ADP-forming succinate--CoA ligase subunit beta produces the protein MNIHEYQGKELLRKYGVAVPEGKVAFSVDEAVEAAKTLGTDVNVVKAQIHAGGRGKAGGVKVAKNLDEVRTYADDILGKTLVTHQTGPEGKEVKRLLIEQGCDIQKEYYVGLVVDRATSRIVMMASEEGGTEIEEVAAKTPEKIFKEVIDPVAGLMPYQARRLAFNINIPNDLVKETVKFMMGLYKVFSDKDCSIAEINPLVTTGDGKVMALDAKLNFDSNALYRQKDVMAFRDLDEEDEKEIEASKYDLSYISLDGNIGCMVNGAGLAMATMDIIKHYQGDPANFLDVGGGATKEKVTEAFKIILSDKNVQGIYVNIFGGIMKCDVIAEGVVAATKEVGLTIPLVVRLEGTNVALGKQILQESGLDITAADSMADGAEKIVSLVKG, from the coding sequence ATGAATATCCATGAGTATCAAGGAAAAGAATTATTGAGAAAGTATGGTGTGGCTGTGCCTGAAGGGAAAGTGGCTTTTTCCGTAGATGAAGCGGTAGAAGCAGCCAAAACTTTGGGGACAGATGTAAACGTTGTCAAGGCGCAAATCCATGCAGGTGGTCGAGGCAAAGCCGGTGGGGTAAAAGTGGCTAAAAACCTTGATGAGGTGCGTACATATGCCGATGACATTTTAGGGAAGACGCTTGTCACGCATCAAACTGGACCAGAAGGAAAGGAAGTTAAGCGTTTATTAATTGAACAAGGCTGTGATATCCAAAAGGAATATTATGTCGGCCTTGTAGTGGACAGAGCAACCTCTCGAATCGTGATGATGGCATCTGAAGAGGGGGGGACAGAAATTGAAGAAGTGGCTGCAAAAACACCCGAAAAAATCTTCAAAGAAGTGATTGATCCTGTAGCTGGTCTCATGCCTTATCAAGCTAGAAGACTAGCATTTAATATTAATATTCCAAACGATCTAGTGAAAGAGACGGTCAAGTTTATGATGGGTCTCTATAAGGTATTTTCAGATAAAGATTGCTCAATAGCCGAAATTAATCCATTAGTGACGACAGGTGATGGAAAAGTCATGGCTTTAGATGCTAAATTGAATTTTGATTCAAATGCGTTATATCGCCAAAAAGACGTCATGGCATTTCGCGACCTTGATGAAGAGGACGAAAAGGAAATAGAAGCTTCTAAGTATGACTTAAGTTACATTTCTCTTGATGGGAATATAGGTTGTATGGTTAATGGTGCAGGTCTTGCCATGGCAACGATGGATATAATTAAACATTATCAAGGAGACCCGGCTAATTTTCTCGATGTGGGTGGCGGAGCTACGAAAGAAAAAGTGACTGAAGCCTTCAAAATTATTCTTTCGGACAAAAATGTTCAAGGTATTTATGTCAATATTTTTGGTGGCATTATGAAATGTGATGTTATTGCAGAAGGTGTTGTAGCAGCTACTAAAGAAGTAGGTCTAACGATTCCTCTCGTTGTACGACTCGAAGGAACGAACGTGGCATTAGGAAAGCAAATACTTCAAGAGTCAGGATTAGATATTACAGCAGCTGATTCTATGGCTGACGGAGCAGAAAAAATTGTATCACTCGTAAAAGGGTAA
- the trmFO gene encoding FADH(2)-oxidizing methylenetetrahydrofolate--tRNA-(uracil(54)-C(5))-methyltransferase TrmFO: MLTTYVNVIGAGLAGSEAAWQLASRGISVRLYEMRPKKLTPAHHTDKFAELVCSNSLRGNSLTNAVGVLKEEMRQLNSVIVSSADACSVPAGGALAVDRHEFAALVTERVKGHERVTVFEEEIEEIPEGPTIIATGPLTSDALSTSLRKLTGEDYLYFYDAAAPIIEVDSIDREKVYLKSRYDKGEAAYLNCPMTEEEFDRFYNALVEAETVPLKEFEKAMFFEGCMPIEVMAKRGRKTMLFGPMKPVGLEDPSTGKRPYAVVQLRQDNSSGTLYNIVGFQTHLKWGPQKDVIRLIPGLENAEIVRYGVMHRNTFINSPNLLHNTYQYKERNDLFFAGQMTGVEGYVESAASGLTAGINAANIVNHKAPVTFPEETMIGAMAHYITTANPDNFQPINANFGLVPPFLERIKSKKERYEKYAERALTTIQNFVKKM; this comes from the coding sequence ATTTTGACGACATATGTAAATGTGATTGGAGCAGGATTAGCCGGGAGTGAGGCTGCTTGGCAGTTAGCTAGTCGTGGTATTTCAGTACGTCTGTATGAAATGCGTCCTAAAAAACTAACCCCTGCCCATCATACAGATAAATTTGCAGAGTTAGTTTGTAGTAATTCGTTAAGAGGTAATAGCTTGACGAATGCTGTTGGTGTTTTAAAAGAAGAAATGCGTCAGTTAAATTCAGTCATTGTCAGTTCGGCGGATGCGTGTTCAGTTCCGGCTGGTGGCGCTTTAGCAGTTGATCGACATGAATTTGCGGCTCTTGTTACTGAGCGTGTGAAAGGGCATGAACGTGTAACGGTATTTGAGGAAGAAATTGAAGAAATTCCAGAAGGTCCTACAATTATTGCAACAGGTCCTTTAACTTCCGATGCTTTGTCTACCAGTTTAAGGAAGCTAACAGGGGAAGATTACCTTTATTTTTATGATGCGGCAGCCCCTATTATAGAGGTAGACTCTATAGACAGGGAAAAAGTATATTTGAAATCTCGGTATGATAAAGGTGAAGCAGCATACTTAAATTGCCCTATGACTGAGGAAGAATTTGATCGCTTCTATAATGCCTTAGTTGAGGCTGAAACAGTCCCTTTAAAAGAATTTGAAAAGGCAATGTTTTTTGAAGGTTGTATGCCAATTGAAGTGATGGCTAAAAGGGGACGGAAAACAATGCTCTTCGGACCGATGAAACCAGTCGGACTTGAAGATCCTTCTACAGGGAAACGACCTTATGCTGTTGTCCAACTTCGACAAGACAATTCTTCTGGTACCCTATATAATATCGTTGGGTTTCAAACCCATTTAAAATGGGGGCCACAAAAAGATGTTATCAGACTAATTCCTGGACTGGAAAACGCCGAAATTGTGAGGTACGGAGTCATGCATCGGAACACATTTATTAACTCTCCGAATTTACTTCATAATACGTATCAATATAAGGAACGCAACGATTTATTTTTTGCGGGGCAGATGACTGGTGTAGAGGGTTATGTGGAATCTGCAGCTTCAGGATTAACAGCTGGAATAAATGCAGCGAATATTGTTAATCACAAAGCTCCCGTTACTTTTCCAGAAGAAACAATGATAGGTGCCATGGCGCATTATATTACAACTGCTAACCCGGATAATTTTCAACCAATAAACGCAAACTTTGGATTAGTTCCCCCGTTTCTTGAACGGATTAAGAGTAAAAAAGAGCGTTACGAGAAATATGCTGAAAGGGCGTTGACGACAATTCAGAATTTTGTGAAAAAAATGTAA